In Ruminiclostridium papyrosolvens DSM 2782, the following proteins share a genomic window:
- a CDS encoding CidA/LrgA family protein, producing the protein MKLLRQFLIVLIICFIGEVLNKVVHVPLPGSIIGMILLFICLITGVIKLDKIDEISKFLIDHLAFFFIPAGVGLIGYVGILKKSILPILVICFVTTFVVMIVTGWTIQLIKRRKEK; encoded by the coding sequence ATGAAACTACTAAGGCAGTTTTTAATTGTACTAATTATTTGCTTTATCGGGGAAGTATTGAACAAAGTAGTACATGTTCCGCTTCCGGGCAGTATCATAGGAATGATATTGCTTTTTATTTGCCTGATAACCGGGGTTATCAAATTGGACAAAATAGATGAGATAAGTAAGTTTTTAATAGATCATCTTGCATTCTTTTTTATTCCTGCAGGGGTGGGACTAATTGGTTATGTAGGGATTTTAAAGAAAAGTATCCTTCCTATATTGGTTATATGTTTTGTTACAACTTTTGTTGTTATGATTGTAACGGGTTGGACAATACAGCTAATAAAAAGGAGGAAGGAAAAATGA
- a CDS encoding LrgB family protein, which produces MKEIISSPLFALLISILAYEIGIFINKKTRIAFLNPLMIAIALVIGALLALHIPLEDYKKGGDFISLFLTPATVILAVPLYKNINSLKKDYVAILGGVIIGSVTAILSVWAMSEAFSLSKELIASLVPKSITTPLGIELSTQLKGIPSVTVAAIIITGIFGAVFAEWLLKICKITDKTAKGIAIGTSSHALGTTKAVDLGETEGAMSGLAIGLAGLVTVIVATVLFKFGFF; this is translated from the coding sequence ATGAAAGAAATTATATCGTCACCTTTATTCGCACTGCTTATATCAATATTGGCTTATGAGATTGGTATTTTTATAAACAAAAAAACAAGGATTGCTTTTTTAAATCCCTTGATGATTGCAATAGCATTGGTTATTGGGGCTTTGCTGGCATTACATATTCCATTGGAGGACTATAAGAAGGGAGGAGATTTTATTTCTCTTTTTCTTACACCAGCAACAGTAATACTGGCTGTTCCTTTATATAAGAACATAAATTCCTTAAAAAAAGACTATGTTGCGATACTGGGGGGAGTGATCATTGGGTCAGTTACCGCAATTCTGAGTGTGTGGGCTATGTCAGAGGCTTTCAGTCTTTCAAAAGAACTGATTGCATCTCTGGTACCAAAGTCTATAACTACTCCACTGGGAATTGAATTATCAACTCAGCTGAAAGGAATTCCATCTGTAACGGTAGCTGCCATTATTATAACAGGTATATTTGGTGCCGTTTTTGCAGAATGGTTATTAAAGATTTGTAAAATAACGGACAAGACAGCAAAGGGTATTGCTATTGGAACTTCGTCTCATGCGTTAGGAACAACAAAGGCGGTTGATTTGGGCGAAACAGAAGGAGCTATGAGCGGCTTGGCTATTGGGCTTGCCGGACTTGTAACGGTTATAGTTGCTACTGTTTTATTCAAATTCGGATTCTTTTAA